GAGTAAAGGCACTCCCTTCACCTTTCTGCTGGTCTTCGGTGTCCCGGGCTTAGTCTTGCTGGCGCTGGCTGCCCTCCTTCTCTGGTGGCGTCACTTTCAAAGCAAGAGAGTGAAAAACACTGGCGATTAGTAAAAGGAGATTCTCTAGCCGAACCTTTTGGCCTGTTAGAGCAGATTTCTCAGTGATATAAAGTTGGCTGTCTTCCTGGCGACCTTTAGCGGTTATCCATGCGTCCTTTATTACACCCTAAAAGAGTCTCTGCTATACAAGCATCGATGTTTGCGCACTAAGCTCTGATTTCTCAGCAAGGGATGGATAAATCCAGATAGAAAGACCTCTCATCACATCGGCAAGAAGAACCGCACATGCAGGTAAAAAACTTATCGGTCTTTGTGCTGAGGAGAGCCGCCGCTCGCGATTTTTACTTATTCGAAATGAGAAATATCCCTACCAGCGCAGTCAGATTGGGCAGCAGCCTGGCTCTGCCGCTTTTTCCTACAAATCCGGCTTTTTCGATTTTGATGCTTCTCTTGCGGCAGAACCCGATAAAGTCCTTGATGCTGAGGAAGTGCAGGTTGGGTGTGTTGTACCACTCATAAGGCAGCGAGGGCGTAACCGGAACGGTGCCTTTAAAAAATAACTGCCAGCGCGCAGTGTAATGCACGAAGTTGGGGAAGCTGACGATGACTTTTTTGCCCACGCGCAGAGATTCTGTTAAAACGAGGTCGGGTTTTTTAACCTGCTGAAAGCTCTCGTTTAGGATGACATAATCAAAGGATTTATCGGCGTAATCGGTTAGACCCGAATCGATGTCTCCATGTAAAACACTGAGGCCCCTGGCCACGCATTTATAGATGGCCTGCTCGTCAATCTCGATACCCTGAACACTGGCCTTTTTCTCTTTCACCAGACGGGCGGAAAGTTCGCCATCACCGCAGCCCAGGTCGAGTACCGAAGACCCGGGGGCAACCCACTCCGTAATGATGTCATATTCCAGTTTGGCGGCATCGAATTTCATACCGCCACCTCGCTTGCTGATACCTTTTCCAGGAAGTGTTTAATAAGATGAGTCTCTTCTTCGGTTTCCAGCAGGAAAGCGTCGTGGCCGTAGCTTGAGTCAATCTCGCAGTAGGTCACGCGCAGGCCGGTCTGCTTGCAGGCCTTTACTACTTCCTGAGACTGATACGGCGGATAGAGCCAGTCGGATTTGAAAGCGATAACCAGGACCTCCATACCACGGCCTTTGAGCAACTCTTTAAGGCTCTTGCCGTGCAGCATGTCGAAGTAATCGATGGCCTTGGTCACATAGAGATAAGAATTGGCATCGAACCTTTTTACGAAACTCTTGCCGCGATGCCGCAGGTAGCCTTCCACCTCGAAATCAGCGGTGAATTTGAACGGCTGCCTGTCGTTTTTCAGACGCCGGCCGAATTTCTGTTTCATCGACTCGTCGCTCATGTAAGTGATGTGCCCCACCATCCGGGCTACCGCCAGACCGCTGGAGGGGAGAGTACCCTCATAGTAATTGCCCGCTTTCCAGTTGGGGTCAGCCATAATCGCCTGGCGTCCCACTTCATTGAAAGCTATCTGCTGGGGCGTACTTTTCATGGCCGTGGCAATGGGAATGGCGCTGCGCACCATCTGGGGATAGGAAACCATCCATTCCAGCACCTGCATGCCCCCCATGGAACCACCGGCCGCGCAGAGCAGTCTGGCGATTCCAAGATGGTCTAACAGGTGTTTTTGCGCCCGCACCATATCTTTAAGCGTGATGAGGGGAAAACCCAGACCGTAGGGACTACCCGTCTTCGGGTTAATGGAGGAAGGTCCAGTAGAGCCCTTGCAACCTCCGATAACATTGGAACAGATAACGAAGTATTTGTCCGTATCGAAGGCTTTCCCGGGACCGACCATGTCGTCCCACCAGCCGGGGTCCGTTTCTCCCTCATGCAGGCCAGCCACGTGAGCATCTCCCGATAAAGCGTGGAGGAGGAGTACAGCATTGGATTTGTCCGAATTCAGGCTGCCGTAGATCTCGTAGGCCAGTGTGACCGGTCCCAGCTTTTCACCGCTCTCCAGTGTCAGTTCATGCGGAGGCAGGGCGAAGGTATAATATTGCGTCTCCACCAGGCCGGCGCTGCCGCCGCTTGCTTCGCTACCCATAATTTATACTCCCAACGAGATAGCCGTCCGAATAAGTTCAGGACGGCTATCTGGCTAAAACGGATGAACTTAAACTATATTACTTTACAGCTTGTTTGAGCGCCTGGTCAATATCTGCCTTAATATCCTCGATATCTTCCAGCCCCACGGATATGCGAATGTAGTCTGCGGTCACTCCGGTTTCTTCCTGCTCTTTCGGCGTCAGCTGCTGGTGGGTGGTGGAAGCCGGGTGGATGACCAGGCTCTTGGTGTCGCCGATGTTGGCCAGGTGCGATAACAGCTTCACCGAGTTGATGAACTTCTTGCCTGCCTCCAGCCCACCCCTGATGCCAAAGCCGAGCAGACCTCCGTAAGTCCCTTTCAGATACTTCTCGGCCATCCTGCGGTTGGGGTTGTTCTTGAGGCCGGGATAGTTGACCCAGGCCACCGCCGAGTGCTTACTCAGATACTCGGCCAGTAGGAGGGCATTGGAAGAGTGTTTTTGCTGGCGCAGCGGCAGCGTCTCCAGTCCCTGCAGGAGCTGGAAAGAGTTGAACGGGCTTATGGCGGCGCCCACATCCCTGGCCCACTGCACCCTGGCTTTGAATATGAAAGCTACGTTTCCCATGCCCGGAAAGTTCCCGAAGGCGTCCCAGTACTTCAGGCCGTG
The genomic region above belongs to Dehalococcoidia bacterium and contains:
- the metW gene encoding methionine biosynthesis protein MetW, with translation MKFDAAKLEYDIITEWVAPGSSVLDLGCGDGELSARLVKEKKASVQGIEIDEQAIYKCVARGLSVLHGDIDSGLTDYADKSFDYVILNESFQQVKKPDLVLTESLRVGKKVIVSFPNFVHYTARWQLFFKGTVPVTPSLPYEWYNTPNLHFLSIKDFIGFCRKRSIKIEKAGFVGKSGRARLLPNLTALVGIFLISNK
- a CDS encoding homoserine O-acetyltransferase translates to MGSEASGGSAGLVETQYYTFALPPHELTLESGEKLGPVTLAYEIYGSLNSDKSNAVLLLHALSGDAHVAGLHEGETDPGWWDDMVGPGKAFDTDKYFVICSNVIGGCKGSTGPSSINPKTGSPYGLGFPLITLKDMVRAQKHLLDHLGIARLLCAAGGSMGGMQVLEWMVSYPQMVRSAIPIATAMKSTPQQIAFNEVGRQAIMADPNWKAGNYYEGTLPSSGLAVARMVGHITYMSDESMKQKFGRRLKNDRQPFKFTADFEVEGYLRHRGKSFVKRFDANSYLYVTKAIDYFDMLHGKSLKELLKGRGMEVLVIAFKSDWLYPPYQSQEVVKACKQTGLRVTYCEIDSSYGHDAFLLETEEETHLIKHFLEKVSASEVAV